One segment of Daphnia magna isolate NIES linkage group LG2, ASM2063170v1.1, whole genome shotgun sequence DNA contains the following:
- the LOC116915730 gene encoding LOW QUALITY PROTEIN: uncharacterized protein LOC116915730 (The sequence of the model RefSeq protein was modified relative to this genomic sequence to represent the inferred CDS: inserted 1 base in 1 codon; deleted 1 base in 1 codon), whose product MYDGDDAAVNPKYYHGNAEKPGKTEKSFYPTAPSVKAIVKQCLNEAPXKVHGDLIDASGPGIKVQVVQASRDIQQIQNFQRLARQKTKISHDAQYNAYEVGIDTNFLQKFVVHPELNLACLHPYMAIEFIKLLNRDDLPAIIIEYDTTFDLGCYFVSWLTFRFTEFMNLETNPMPNVGLGCLIHSRKLQESYKCFWDMINKKIPGLSTATNVLICTDEETAIVNAIAKEFSCYFDKNLPPDMLYMGKWKWSLERYDVKNILSTSRIESFHGQLKRHFIKKRAYGEDVMLLDSFHIVRRQLTRSNRARYGVGEDWLLRPHLRSSYKFHELEPSTYKNSDEENYNYSDKEDESQILPEDDFNDFLKEEIELGNLGGWIDSNILDHEVPVEPTAESTTNSRGFITGPVIVTEDLIRNVRLIIKVAPNSLEQKVESYETENIYSNNETHGESLFPHNFSDLGCYCSIVSTTNSGSSKFIGFHNFLWQALGNNGESWRITSKKTLHRDEYLSEEEIVAICVPQARLGTGHVMEYTAANVSYNACIIEDSSNLVYGDRDEVEVSIVELRKQVEIVTKEKKQLLVDKQKLIELTDQLAASVSGLNVELYNMKTEKAAQQKCSFLEEITTDDKMTILQGIK is encoded by the exons ATGTATGATGGTGATGATGCAGCCGTTAATCCCAAATATTACCACGGTAATGCAGAAAAACCCGGGAAAACTGAAAAATCGTTCTACCCAACTGCCCCCTCAGTTAAAGCAATTGTAAAACAATGTCTAAACGAGGCTC GCAAAGTGCATGGGGATTTGATCGACGCTTCGGGCCCCGGAATAAAAGTGCAAGTTGTGCAGGCATCCAGGGATATccaacaaattcaaaattttcaaagaTTAGCCCGACAGAAGACCAAAATCAGCCACGATGCGCAATACAACGCATATGAAGTTGGAATAGATACTAACTTCCTTCAGAAATTTGTTGTCCATCCGGAATTAAATCTTGCCTGTCTCCACCCTT ATATGGCAATCGAATTTATAAAACTGCTCAATCGTGACGATTTACCAGCTATCATTATCGAGTATGACACGACGTTCGATTTGGGGTGTTATTTTGTTAGTTGGTTAACCTTTCGGTTTACTGAATTCATGAATCTCGAGACCAATCCCATGCCAAATGTTGGCTTGGGATGCTTAATTCACTCCCGAAAACTCCAAGAATCCTATAAATGTTTTTGGGAtatgataaataaaaaaattcctgGGCTGTCAACAGCTACCAATGTCCTGATTTGTACCGACGAAGAAACTGCTATTGTCAATGCTATAGCCAAG GAATTCTCGTGTTATTTCGACAAGAATCTACCCCCAGATATGCTATACATGGGGAAATGGAAATGGTCGCTGGAACGCTATGACGTTAAAAATATACTATCTACA AGCCGCATCGAATCCTTCCATGGTCAGCTTAAACgccattttataaaaaaacgAGCATATGGAGAAGATGTCATGCTTTTGGACAGTTTTCACATTGTGCGACGGCAGCTGACGAGGAGCAACAGAGCCCGTTATGGAGTGGGAGAGGATTGGTTACTCCGGCCGCACTTAAGGAGTTCGTATAAATTTCACGAATTGGAGCCTTCGACATATAAAAATTCCGACGAAGAAAACTACAATTATAGCGATAAGGAAGATGAATCACAG ATTCTTCCTGAAGACGACTTTAACGATTTCCTAAAGGAGGAAATTGAACTGGGTAATCTAGGAGGCTGGATTGATTCCAATATTTTGGATCATGAAGTTCCAGTGGAACCTACAG CCGAGTCAACCACAAATTCTCGTGGTTTTATAACGGGACCAGTTATTGTGACCGAAGATCTTATTAGAAATGTTCGACTGATTATAAAG GTTGCGCCAAATTCGCTGGAACAGAAGGTTGAGTCGTATGAAACGGAGAATATTTATTCCAACAATGAAACTCATGGTGAGTCTTTGTTTCCCCACAACTTTAGCGACCTTGGGTGTTACTGTTCCATAGTATCAACCACAAATTCCGGTAGTTCAAAG TTCATCGGATTCCATAACTTCTTGTGGCAAGCGTTAGGAAACAATGGTGAGAGTTGGCGG AtaacaagcaaaaaaacgCTTCACCGTGATGAATACCTTTCCGAGGAAGAAATTGTGGCAATTTGTGTCCCACAAGCACGATTAGGAACGGGCCAT GTAATGGAATATACTGCTGCCAATGTTTCGTACAATGCTTGCATTATAGAAGATTCAAGCAACTTAGTGTATGGTGATAGAGATGAA gtTGAAGTAAGCATTGTTGAATTAAGAAAACAAGTGGAAATtgtgacaaaagaaaaaaaacagttgttggtggacaaacaaaaactaataGAGTTAACTGATCAGTTAGCAGCTTCTGTTAGTGGTCTTAATGTGGAGCTATACAACATGAAGACAGAAAAGGCAgcacaacaaaaatgtagcTTCCTTGAAGAAATTACGACTGACGACAAAATGACTATTCTACAAGGAATTAAATAG